In Methanooceanicella nereidis, the following proteins share a genomic window:
- a CDS encoding Lrp/AsnC family transcriptional regulator → MSTKFKGNLDETDLFIIKRLCEDSNTSLASIGDELNVSPSTIHKRICRLKEGGIIERFTILFDPSILNLKTIAFIGIELERSALVGKKKDEVISKLLSMQEVLEIHETLEPFDLLLKLRTENVDFLREIIGDISTIEGVHTTNTILTTKKILETPLKYETIKDLGDIRRG, encoded by the coding sequence ATGAGCACCAAATTTAAGGGAAACCTGGACGAAACAGACTTATTCATCATTAAAAGACTCTGCGAAGACAGTAACACATCTCTCGCAAGTATCGGCGATGAATTAAACGTCTCTCCATCGACGATACATAAACGCATTTGCCGTCTTAAGGAAGGGGGAATAATAGAGAGATTCACCATTCTTTTCGATCCCTCGATCTTAAACTTAAAGACCATAGCATTTATCGGTATCGAACTGGAACGTAGCGCCCTTGTCGGAAAGAAAAAAGATGAGGTCATTAGTAAGCTTTTATCAATGCAGGAAGTGCTGGAGATCCACGAAACGCTTGAACCGTTCGATCTTTTACTAAAGCTGAGGACTGAAAATGTGGACTTTTTAAGGGAGATCATAGGAGACATCTCCACGATAGAGGGAGTACACACCACCAATACGATCCTTACAACAAAGAAGATCCTTGAGACGCCGTTAAAGTATGAGACCATAAAAGATCTTGGAGACATAAGACGTGGATAA
- a CDS encoding type IV pilin N-terminal domain-containing protein — MRTKRNNASMLSSESAVSELVGELLILLITVAIFTILIAATYSFFSRPQSHIVSTSVEINDTSVIVMHSGGDSVPLGDIDVMINGAAYNLSRPGSFVSHNDGNVLWDIGEAMVFPFDTGQNLSVFVYDRASRSSLGHFMINNAGV, encoded by the coding sequence ATGCGAACTAAGAGAAACAATGCTTCGATGTTAAGTTCGGAATCTGCCGTATCAGAGCTGGTAGGCGAACTTCTTATACTTTTGATAACGGTCGCGATATTTACTATCCTGATCGCCGCTACATATTCGTTTTTTTCCCGGCCGCAGTCTCATATCGTCAGCACGTCCGTGGAAATTAACGATACCTCGGTCATAGTTATGCATTCGGGAGGAGATAGCGTCCCGCTTGGCGATATAGACGTGATGATCAACGGCGCGGCTTACAATCTGTCCCGGCCGGGGTCTTTTGTCAGCCATAATGACGGGAACGTATTATGGGATATCGGCGAAGCGATGGTATTTCCATTCGATACCGGGCAAAACCTATCCGTTTTTGTATATGACAGGGCTTCACGCTCGTCCCTGGGGCATTTTATGATAAATAATGCAGGGGTATAG
- a CDS encoding Lrp/AsnC family transcriptional regulator produces the protein MKIDKMNKKILNILQRNGRMTYKEVAKKIDRAQSTVRDRIGIMEEDGVIKGYTVVINKKKAGLDSYSIIQCKVDPSKLDQVTRKLLRIENVLQIYHTSGEYNLTFLIATCDYDEMKRIISDKIAPLGISEMDTLIVMESIREMAYTDIL, from the coding sequence ATGAAGATCGATAAGATGAATAAAAAGATCCTAAATATATTGCAGCGTAACGGCAGAATGACCTACAAGGAAGTCGCAAAAAAGATAGACAGGGCTCAATCGACCGTAAGGGACCGCATTGGCATCATGGAAGAAGATGGTGTGATAAAGGGCTATACTGTCGTAATCAATAAAAAGAAGGCCGGACTTGACTCCTATTCGATAATCCAGTGTAAGGTGGACCCGAGCAAGCTTGACCAGGTCACCCGAAAGCTCTTACGCATAGAGAACGTCTTACAGATCTATCACACGAGCGGCGAATATAATCTGACATTCCTCATAGCAACATGCGACTATGACGAGATGAAACGGATAATAAGCGATAAGATAGCGCCCCTGGGTATAAGCGAAATGGATACGCTTATAGTAATGGAATCTATCCGCGAGATGGCGTACACGGATATACTTTAG
- a CDS encoding RAD55 family ATPase, with protein MGRDTVNTGIEGMDELLGGGIPKGATVLINGPPGAGKTVIALEYAFNQAKKGERVLFVSTCEPIYKINKFASSLSFYDLDLISGGINMDYYGPKEKRGYVEFQDYSLGQISDEQYVGDFFDGIQKKVTRRSYEHLIIDSITSINMLLGNEIERRKKTLLFSAWVSRMGCTTLLTSEDYGISGTERFLSDAVIDLGRSELRSSKSGCGNISGMHFRTIEVAKLRGKRHMSGKYFYSISSDGIRIITPGSKPAAMEENTGLTGIKDLDENIGGVRYGNIWHINTDDARTFDPILDTMARETIRSGDGIIWIRPQEDQFTSIDILKRRFGEEVMNAINEKRFIMIDPGRSGTPKDLKNVVINVPVTDKLFSELSELIISIMRPGDVRWRVYLDIGSLNGSTGKEDAKKFYSDISAFIRNNEEILMTYKETYVSGRGLLNTIESRSDGIIDVWNSGGYRLLQVKKAPGAISFEPYVLKMEDDRITLFPF; from the coding sequence ATGGGTAGAGATACGGTTAACACCGGCATAGAAGGGATGGACGAGTTACTCGGGGGCGGCATACCAAAAGGCGCCACAGTGCTCATAAACGGCCCTCCCGGTGCCGGAAAGACGGTCATAGCGCTGGAATATGCGTTCAACCAGGCGAAAAAGGGTGAGCGTGTGCTATTCGTAAGCACCTGCGAGCCCATATACAAGATAAACAAATTCGCCTCCAGCCTTTCCTTCTACGACCTGGACCTTATCAGCGGCGGCATCAACATGGACTACTATGGCCCCAAAGAAAAAAGAGGCTATGTAGAGTTCCAGGACTATTCCCTGGGCCAGATCTCCGACGAGCAATATGTAGGCGATTTTTTTGACGGCATTCAAAAAAAGGTGACCAGAAGAAGCTACGAACACCTCATTATTGACTCTATCACCTCTATCAATATGCTTCTGGGGAACGAGATAGAGAGGCGTAAAAAAACTCTCCTGTTCAGCGCATGGGTATCGCGCATGGGATGCACGACATTGCTGACCTCAGAGGATTACGGAATATCGGGAACAGAAAGATTCCTATCGGATGCGGTCATCGACCTGGGGAGGTCGGAACTAAGATCTTCAAAATCAGGCTGCGGCAATATATCCGGCATGCATTTCCGTACTATAGAGGTCGCCAAGCTTCGCGGTAAAAGGCATATGTCAGGCAAGTATTTTTATAGCATTTCCAGCGACGGCATCAGGATAATCACACCCGGGAGTAAGCCGGCAGCCATGGAGGAGAATACCGGCCTTACCGGCATAAAGGACCTGGACGAGAATATCGGAGGTGTCAGATATGGAAACATATGGCACATCAATACGGATGACGCCAGGACGTTTGATCCGATTTTAGATACAATGGCCAGGGAGACTATCAGGTCCGGGGACGGCATTATATGGATAAGGCCGCAGGAAGATCAGTTTACGTCTATAGATATACTTAAAAGAAGGTTCGGGGAAGAAGTCATGAATGCCATAAATGAAAAGCGCTTTATCATGATAGACCCTGGCAGATCCGGGACGCCGAAAGACCTCAAGAATGTCGTCATAAACGTACCTGTCACGGACAAATTATTCTCCGAGCTCTCCGAACTGATAATATCGATCATGAGGCCGGGAGACGTCAGGTGGCGCGTCTATCTTGACATAGGAAGCCTGAACGGGTCGACCGGCAAAGAAGACGCTAAAAAATTCTATTCGGATATTTCTGCGTTCATCAGGAATAACGAAGAGATACTAATGACATACAAGGAAACATATGTTTCCGGCAGAGGGCTGCTGAACACCATAGAGTCCCGCTCCGACGGCATAATCGACGTCTGGAATAGCGGAGGGTACAGGCTTTTACAGGTAAAGAAAGCCCCGGGTGCCATAAGCTTTGAGCCGTATGTGCTAAAAATGGAAGATGACCGGATCACTTTGTTCCCGTTTTGA
- a CDS encoding aminopeptidase, with protein MFILTDLNEAAKIAMRDVVGLREGEEVLIVTNFEGEVFPIAKALFEETKALGGKPVIVVQEMKTTYTYAERIVIEAIKAEPDIVISLSANKMGKDPYGLNIGYVGRDGKKYQSAFDKLMDGDKRIRGFWSPTTNVDMFQRCVAVDYGAMQDTASRIKKVLDEGKEIRVTSPAGTDVTISIDGRKAFCDDGNFKSPGLGGNLPAGEAFISPAVGSAHGVIVFDGTIDLVPKAVIPKEPVKVILKDGYVVDVIGGEEARELLNVIKNGEKMAREKGLKEEEINARHIGELGIGINYHARMTGNLLEDEKVGKTVHFAIGSNYDNDANALIHQDCLVMNPSMWVDGKQVMKDGVLLF; from the coding sequence ATGTTCATTCTGACAGACCTTAATGAAGCTGCCAAGATCGCGATGAGGGATGTCGTAGGCCTCAGAGAAGGAGAAGAGGTACTTATCGTAACGAATTTTGAAGGTGAAGTGTTCCCCATCGCGAAGGCATTGTTCGAAGAGACAAAAGCACTGGGCGGAAAGCCCGTCATTGTGGTCCAGGAGATGAAGACCACCTACACGTATGCCGAGCGCATAGTGATCGAGGCAATAAAGGCAGAACCGGATATAGTCATATCGCTTTCAGCTAACAAGATGGGCAAGGACCCCTACGGGCTTAACATAGGCTACGTGGGAAGGGATGGCAAAAAGTACCAAAGCGCCTTTGACAAGCTTATGGACGGGGATAAGCGTATAAGGGGCTTCTGGTCTCCTACCACGAACGTTGACATGTTCCAGAGGTGTGTCGCAGTCGACTATGGCGCTATGCAGGACACTGCCTCACGCATTAAGAAAGTCCTTGACGAGGGCAAAGAGATCCGCGTAACATCGCCGGCAGGCACGGACGTCACCATCTCGATCGACGGGCGTAAGGCCTTCTGCGATGACGGTAATTTCAAGTCTCCGGGACTTGGAGGCAACCTTCCTGCTGGAGAGGCTTTTATATCCCCTGCTGTCGGAAGCGCCCACGGCGTCATTGTCTTTGATGGCACTATAGACCTGGTGCCAAAAGCGGTGATACCTAAGGAACCGGTCAAGGTCATATTAAAGGATGGCTATGTTGTGGACGTCATCGGCGGCGAAGAGGCCAGGGAATTGTTAAACGTTATCAAGAACGGCGAGAAAATGGCCAGAGAAAAGGGGCTGAAGGAAGAGGAGATCAACGCCCGCCACATCGGCGAGCTGGGCATCGGTATCAACTATCACGCAAGGATGACCGGCAACCTCCTCGAGGATGAGAAGGTCGGGAAGACTGTCCACTTCGCCATAGGCAGCAACTATGATAATGACGCGAACGCCCTGATACACCAGGACTGTCTTGTCATGAACCCGTCAATGTGGGTAGACGGCAAACAGGTCATGAAAGATGGCGTATTATTGTTCTGA
- a CDS encoding type II/IV secretion system ATPase subunit yields the protein MSSDNCPTSTKDPTGIILGIHRSIKSVFRREDKGGSHEVRAESFYGENSPGELVPENAGIDGFVRSIKEKSLTGPIELIPGDGDRIAPPSGSDISGEGKVEIERYSVREPFTFIKITYDNGLKEYEYHVCEPELTGLEVELLERLYDDLRDILIRGEPAQSDVDRNSILRSKCDMLISIYGIDLPGRSRQKILYYLERNYLGYGCIDALMHDGQIEDISCNGVNVPIFLFHKKYQNIKTNIKISKEDELNSLVMRLVQRGGRHISVANPIANATLPDGSRIEATLGREVTTRGSSFTIRKFRPDPFTPVDMLKFKTMSSEMLSYFWLAIENNKNLLFAGGTASGKTSSLNAVSLFVPQGAKVITIEDTRELTLYHNNWIAGLTRDAPAIGVPGEISMYELLKAALRQRPEYIIVGEVRGKEALTLFQAMNTGHTTYSTMHAGSIQAVVNRLLNEPINVPNMMLQSLNIVSIQELTYNEGVRARRTKSVVEITGVDVKTNNLRINELFRWDSANDTYERLAESYVINDIMAKRGWDRARIDREINNRIKVLDHLQKENIRDYRSFSIVTHLYSVMPEQVLELIDRGELRDLIRPEV from the coding sequence ATGAGCAGCGATAATTGTCCGACCAGTACTAAAGATCCCACAGGTATTATCTTAGGTATCCATAGGTCGATAAAAAGTGTCTTCAGGCGGGAAGATAAAGGCGGATCACACGAGGTAAGGGCGGAAAGCTTTTACGGGGAAAATAGTCCGGGAGAGCTCGTGCCGGAAAATGCCGGCATTGATGGATTTGTACGCTCGATAAAAGAAAAAAGCTTGACCGGTCCCATAGAACTTATACCGGGCGACGGGGATCGCATAGCTCCGCCTTCAGGGAGCGATATCTCCGGGGAAGGCAAGGTCGAGATAGAACGTTATAGTGTCCGCGAACCTTTCACGTTCATCAAAATAACTTATGATAACGGCTTAAAGGAATACGAGTATCATGTATGCGAGCCGGAGCTTACCGGCCTGGAGGTAGAGCTCCTCGAGAGGCTCTATGACGACCTGCGGGACATATTGATCAGGGGGGAACCGGCTCAATCTGACGTTGACCGTAATTCAATACTGCGGTCAAAATGCGATATGCTCATCTCTATATACGGCATCGACCTGCCCGGGAGGTCGAGGCAGAAAATACTCTACTACCTGGAAAGAAATTACCTGGGCTACGGGTGCATTGACGCTTTGATGCATGATGGCCAGATAGAGGATATTTCATGTAATGGCGTTAACGTGCCGATATTTCTATTTCATAAAAAATACCAGAACATAAAGACGAATATCAAGATATCGAAGGAGGACGAGCTCAACTCTCTGGTAATGAGGCTTGTGCAGCGCGGCGGCAGGCATATATCCGTGGCGAATCCCATTGCGAACGCGACACTGCCGGACGGCTCGCGTATCGAGGCTACGCTGGGGAGGGAAGTGACCACAAGGGGGAGCTCTTTCACGATACGTAAGTTCCGCCCTGACCCGTTCACGCCCGTTGACATGTTAAAGTTCAAAACAATGTCCAGCGAGATGCTCTCATATTTCTGGCTTGCGATTGAAAATAATAAGAATCTTTTATTCGCAGGAGGCACGGCATCAGGAAAAACATCGTCACTGAACGCCGTATCCTTGTTCGTGCCGCAGGGTGCCAAAGTGATAACTATCGAGGATACCCGGGAACTGACGTTGTATCATAATAACTGGATCGCAGGGCTCACCCGTGACGCACCTGCCATAGGGGTTCCGGGCGAGATCAGCATGTATGAGCTTCTTAAGGCGGCACTGAGGCAGAGGCCGGAATACATAATCGTGGGAGAAGTGAGGGGAAAAGAAGCGCTTACTCTGTTCCAGGCGATGAATACCGGGCATACGACATACTCTACAATGCATGCCGGATCTATACAGGCTGTTGTCAACAGGCTTCTCAACGAGCCTATAAACGTGCCGAACATGATGCTCCAGTCGCTCAACATCGTCAGCATACAGGAATTAACATATAATGAAGGAGTCAGGGCGCGCCGGACAAAGAGCGTAGTCGAGATCACAGGGGTGGACGTGAAGACCAATAATCTTCGCATTAACGAGCTGTTCAGGTGGGATTCGGCGAATGACACCTACGAGAGGCTTGCTGAATCCTACGTCATCAATGACATCATGGCAAAGCGGGGATGGGACCGCGCCCGCATTGACCGCGAGATCAATAACAGGATAAAAGTGCTCGATCACCTGCAAAAGGAGAACATACGCGATTACAGGAGCTTTAGCATCGTAACGCACCTGTACAGCGTCATGCCGGAACAGGTGCTGGAACTGATCGACCGCGGAGAGCTGCGGGATCTGATAAGGCCAGAGGTGTAA
- a CDS encoding type II secretion system F family protein, whose amino-acid sequence MALSQFFSDRFAYRLFGGYARKNRQNFFDLEINLRKANISTPSDIYASRLIFLGSLAAAAVSLICLVFAARRIPDFYDGFSYLLPDSLKYSIIGALAGNSVLMLFIVLVASFAVSFMIFCYALAGYPKYIASARESEINLTLPHAVTFMYAMSKGGMNPLDVFRALCDHKDIYGEVAVEMESVVRSVELLGYDLITAIKVVSDRTPSEPLKNFFESMTSLMESGGDMTTFLHSRSEQYRVVASQEQKVLTDMLSMFAEIYVTAFIAGPLFLMTIMVIIGLISVTDIGQIQFLIYFLIPVGSILFIWFLSAMGLGDGRGRISIRKKKLNEYEDVNKRELLPSEDVAIRRAQFRYRVRKFLDNPISYITNDPYKVLYVSAPAGVLFVLVTGNGYLDLSYGSLSQLDDMLLIGFFIAVLPFVVFWEARNSRIKKIDTAIPEFLKRLAGVNESGLTLALAIKTLLKSNLGVLNVEIRKMCADIEWGADTRDALIRFERRINTASIRRMVTLIVRANESTGNIKDTLEIAAADASANLSRKEERFSNMLVYVSIIYISFFVFLYIIYTLVSVFLPILPGIPADSSTHMASMGFSFMDISGTGMLHLLFYHSVLIQGLFSGVMAGMMGEGNVASGLKHSLLMMATGYAVFMIFI is encoded by the coding sequence ATGGCTCTCTCGCAATTTTTTTCGGATAGGTTTGCATACAGGCTTTTTGGAGGGTATGCCAGGAAAAACCGCCAGAATTTCTTTGATCTCGAGATCAATCTAAGAAAGGCGAATATTAGCACACCGTCTGATATATATGCGTCAAGGCTGATCTTTCTCGGCAGCCTGGCAGCAGCGGCGGTGTCTCTGATCTGTCTCGTTTTTGCGGCAAGAAGGATACCCGATTTCTATGACGGGTTTAGCTATCTGCTTCCCGACAGCCTCAAATATTCGATCATCGGCGCGCTGGCCGGAAATTCCGTCCTTATGCTATTTATTGTGCTTGTAGCGTCCTTTGCGGTATCATTCATGATATTCTGTTATGCGCTAGCAGGATATCCTAAATACATCGCATCGGCAAGGGAGTCAGAGATAAATCTCACCCTTCCGCATGCTGTGACCTTCATGTACGCGATGAGCAAGGGCGGCATGAACCCTCTGGATGTTTTCCGTGCCCTTTGCGATCATAAGGACATCTACGGCGAGGTCGCGGTCGAGATGGAGTCCGTCGTACGCAGCGTCGAGCTTCTGGGATATGACCTGATAACCGCAATAAAGGTCGTGTCGGACAGGACACCTTCCGAGCCTTTAAAAAACTTTTTCGAAAGCATGACCAGCCTGATGGAAAGCGGAGGCGATATGACGACCTTCCTGCATTCACGCTCCGAGCAGTATCGGGTAGTCGCTTCGCAGGAACAAAAAGTGCTCACCGATATGCTAAGCATGTTCGCGGAGATATATGTGACCGCGTTCATCGCAGGCCCACTTTTCCTTATGACCATAATGGTCATAATAGGGCTCATCAGCGTTACGGACATAGGCCAGATACAATTCCTGATATACTTCCTGATCCCTGTTGGCTCCATATTATTCATATGGTTCCTGTCCGCCATGGGGCTTGGAGACGGCCGCGGCAGGATATCGATCAGAAAGAAAAAGCTCAACGAGTACGAAGATGTGAACAAGAGGGAATTGCTGCCGTCCGAGGACGTGGCTATCAGGCGCGCGCAGTTCAGGTACCGGGTCAGGAAATTTTTAGATAATCCGATATCATACATCACGAATGATCCATATAAAGTGCTTTATGTCAGCGCCCCCGCCGGCGTACTGTTCGTACTGGTGACGGGAAACGGCTATCTTGATCTTTCATACGGATCACTATCACAGCTTGACGACATGTTACTTATCGGGTTCTTTATAGCGGTGCTTCCTTTCGTCGTATTCTGGGAAGCGCGCAACAGCAGGATAAAAAAGATCGATACGGCGATACCGGAATTTTTAAAGAGGCTGGCAGGCGTCAACGAATCGGGTCTGACGCTGGCTCTGGCGATCAAGACGCTGCTGAAGTCCAATCTCGGCGTGCTTAACGTCGAGATAAGGAAGATGTGCGCGGACATAGAGTGGGGCGCGGATACGAGAGACGCGCTGATAAGGTTCGAGCGCCGGATTAACACGGCATCGATACGAAGGATGGTCACCCTTATAGTGAGGGCGAACGAGTCTACCGGCAACATCAAGGACACTCTCGAGATCGCGGCCGCCGACGCTTCAGCCAACCTGTCGCGGAAAGAGGAGAGGTTCTCCAATATGCTTGTCTACGTCTCGATAATCTACATATCCTTCTTCGTTTTCCTGTACATCATATACACGCTCGTAAGCGTATTTTTACCGATCCTTCCCGGTATCCCGGCCGACAGTTCAACACATATGGCTTCGATGGGATTTTCTTTTATGGATATTTCGGGAACAGGAATGTTGCATCTGCTATTCTATCATTCGGTCCTTATACAGGGATTATTTTCCGGGGTCATGGCAGGGATGATGGGCGAAGGGAACGTGGCCTCAGGATTAAAGCACTCCCTTCTAATGATGGCAACAGGGTATGCCGTATTCATGATATTTATTTAG
- a CDS encoding glycosyltransferase: protein MDSIIFNLMNYIYYIMLIIIYLCIAYSFVFYTTSLQHREKPSRDIEDSYYPGITIIASVFNEADIIETKLKNLSDIIYPSDRLEVLIVDGNSPDGTGDIVSRWIKDNNADNFRLLIQRDNKGKIDALNIGLRAASHELIMVTDADTELVPGVLKSTAKYFADPCVGAVGPWILPKELDGFVPNMEMSFWITNNKMRTLESRISSSSLVAGCYMFRRSLQRSYPANVVADDFYTALNISSQGYDVIYLAQVMGSEIRTPHDLRTWMTHKLRKGIANLQTVMMFRDRFSISNKRSFIYYNKVMQHILAPIAFACFMILHIYYALYSVNVLNYFSYVYDMSSLYSWYLFMTNLPYVIWVILAADVLLAFGAVYSNRSAKRRIPRGNVDSKKSSVVLVAIAAIFSQFILLAAIVGLLMYSPSSKYKRIS, encoded by the coding sequence ATGGATAGTATAATATTCAATTTAATGAATTACATTTATTATATTATGCTGATAATAATTTACCTGTGCATCGCCTACTCATTCGTATTTTATACCACCTCTTTACAGCACAGAGAAAAACCATCACGGGATATTGAGGACAGCTATTATCCGGGTATTACTATCATCGCCTCCGTATTTAACGAGGCAGACATCATTGAAACTAAATTAAAGAACCTGAGCGATATCATCTATCCTTCGGACCGTCTCGAAGTCCTTATCGTCGACGGTAACTCGCCTGACGGAACCGGGGACATAGTGAGCAGGTGGATAAAGGATAATAATGCTGATAATTTCCGCCTGTTGATCCAGAGAGATAACAAAGGTAAAATTGACGCGTTGAACATAGGCCTTCGCGCCGCCAGTCATGAACTTATCATGGTGACGGACGCGGATACCGAACTCGTGCCCGGTGTGCTTAAAAGTACCGCTAAGTATTTCGCCGACCCGTGCGTGGGGGCGGTCGGTCCCTGGATACTTCCCAAAGAGCTTGACGGTTTTGTCCCGAACATGGAAATGTCATTCTGGATAACGAACAATAAGATGAGAACGCTCGAGAGCCGCATATCCTCTTCAAGCCTTGTTGCCGGGTGTTATATGTTCCGAAGGTCTTTGCAGCGCTCATACCCGGCGAACGTGGTGGCCGACGATTTCTATACCGCGCTTAACATATCCAGCCAGGGCTATGATGTCATATACCTTGCGCAGGTGATGGGGAGCGAGATAAGAACGCCTCATGACCTCCGGACGTGGATGACACATAAGCTCCGCAAGGGGATCGCTAACCTTCAGACAGTGATGATGTTCCGGGACAGGTTCTCTATCAGCAATAAAAGAAGCTTTATCTATTACAATAAAGTGATGCAGCACATACTCGCTCCGATAGCGTTTGCGTGTTTCATGATACTTCATATCTACTATGCGCTTTATTCGGTCAATGTGCTGAATTATTTTTCATATGTCTATGATATGTCATCATTATATTCATGGTACCTTTTCATGACCAACCTCCCCTATGTCATATGGGTAATACTTGCGGCAGACGTCCTGCTAGCCTTTGGGGCGGTGTACTCCAACCGCTCTGCAAAAAGAAGGATACCTCGGGGCAACGTGGATTCGAAAAAATCGAGCGTCGTACTGGTGGCAATAGCGGCGATATTTTCCCAGTTTATCCTGCTCGCGGCCATTGTAGGGCTTTTAATGTATTCCCCGTCAAGTAAATATAAGCGTATCAGCTGA
- a CDS encoding DUF7289 family protein: protein MSNVRFRSSNSAVSTVIGAILVLGLIVSVIALFKVVYIPEMKKQAESDHMQNVLSDMMDHKSRIDAAAAIGRGIVTTNVEMGGGSIPLIDPGSSSGALGIDPSYGSLIITAYNQSGTNLGTDLTNMGSITYSSNNNYWLDQKYHYESGMLILSQAAGHKKLGDPCMSVRRDPGNSSNITVMMFPIRINDQASSVASTQNEMLTSTIFPENCVHREAYVNNVSISVTSIYAGEWESYFEEIFTGAGLVKNVNYSVVRIDDTVDATVYFGGENIRLHLYDTTTGSPGSSTAVTTSIGLVPELQPSTMKHKDNITVSLIAHVTNYGDSTANNVCPQVRYDLHTGNFEVYLISPPSPVSVNILPGETHDFIWVYNIYAGSNGYADFNITASGSNTGSISRIVRLDCV from the coding sequence ATGTCAAATGTCCGTTTCAGGTCTTCAAATTCTGCAGTGTCGACGGTGATCGGCGCTATACTTGTGCTGGGACTTATCGTGTCAGTGATAGCGCTCTTCAAGGTCGTATACATACCGGAGATGAAAAAACAGGCAGAATCAGACCATATGCAAAACGTGCTGAGCGATATGATGGACCATAAGTCCCGTATCGACGCAGCCGCAGCAATAGGCAGGGGAATAGTGACGACCAACGTGGAAATGGGCGGCGGGTCCATACCGTTGATAGATCCCGGCAGCTCAAGCGGGGCGCTCGGGATAGATCCGTCCTACGGCTCGCTTATTATCACCGCGTATAACCAGAGCGGGACCAATCTGGGGACCGATCTTACGAATATGGGCAGTATCACATATTCATCTAATAATAACTACTGGCTGGACCAGAAATATCATTACGAATCCGGTATGCTGATATTATCACAGGCTGCCGGGCACAAGAAGCTGGGCGACCCCTGTATGTCGGTCAGGCGAGACCCCGGTAATTCATCCAACATAACCGTTATGATGTTTCCCATAAGGATAAACGATCAGGCATCTTCCGTAGCTTCCACGCAAAATGAGATGCTTACCAGCACTATCTTTCCTGAGAACTGCGTTCACAGGGAGGCTTATGTCAATAACGTGTCTATCAGCGTGACCTCGATATATGCCGGCGAATGGGAAAGCTATTTTGAAGAAATTTTTACCGGGGCAGGACTGGTAAAGAACGTCAATTACTCAGTGGTAAGGATTGATGATACTGTCGATGCTACCGTATATTTTGGCGGGGAGAATATCAGGCTGCATCTTTATGATACGACGACAGGGTCTCCAGGCAGCAGCACGGCTGTGACAACGTCGATCGGCCTGGTGCCGGAATTGCAGCCTTCCACAATGAAGCATAAAGATAACATCACGGTGAGCCTCATCGCCCATGTGACGAACTACGGGGATTCAACGGCGAACAACGTCTGCCCGCAGGTACGGTATGATCTGCATACGGGTAATTTCGAAGTATATCTTATATCTCCGCCATCTCCGGTGTCCGTCAACATACTCCCCGGGGAAACGCATGATTTCATATGGGTATACAATATATATGCCGGCAGCAATGGATACGCAGACTTTAACATAACTGCCTCCGGCAGCAATACCGGCTCGATCAGCCGTATTGTAAGGCTTGACTGCGTATGA